One segment of Arvicanthis niloticus isolate mArvNil1 chromosome 5, mArvNil1.pat.X, whole genome shotgun sequence DNA contains the following:
- the Fabp3 gene encoding fatty acid-binding protein, heart, with protein sequence MADAFVGTWKLVDSKNFDDYMKSLGVGFATRQVASMTKPTTIIEKNGDTITIKTHSTFKNTEISFQLGVEFDEVTADDRKVKSVVTLDGGKLVHVQKWNDQETTLTRELSDGKLILTLTHGNVVSTRTYEKEA encoded by the exons ATGGCGGACGCCTTTGTCGGCACCTGGAAGCTAGTGGACAGCAAGAATTTTGATGACTACATGAAGTCACTCG GTGTGGGCTTTGCCACCAGGCAGGTGGCTAGCATGACCAAGCCTACCACAATCATTGAGAAGAACGGGGATACTATCACCATAAAGACACACAGTACCTTCAAGAACACAGAGATCAGCTTCCAGCTGGGAGTAGAATTTGATGAGGTGACGGCAGATGACAGGAAGGTCAAG TCAGTCGTGACGCTGGACGGAGGCAAACTCGTCCATGTGCAGAAGTGGAATGATCAGGAGACGACACTTACAAGGGAGCTCAGTGATGGGAAACTCATCCTG ACTCTCACCCACGGCAATGTTGTGAGCACTCGGACTTATGAGAAGGAGGCGTGA